Proteins encoded in a region of the Streptomyces liliiviolaceus genome:
- a CDS encoding DUF4139 domain-containing protein, producing MKAGATQSWDSALDSVVVYAQGALCRRLARGGVPPDGRVRITGLPRALGPGSLTARVVGASGVRVVEARVEVDSVPNDGAALHELEREVERLHEECAAARARRDRQLGLVEEVRGLRPIPPEPEHDEPPRRTPVDAWLELSEFVDARLAGLHARLDASEEALLQAEHDLTVAVDSLARASTDAPPAHVSTTVSALVTLGRTSDGQAAEQEPEVELELEYEVPGAVWIPAYRLDHRQGDGSGRLVLRASVAQRTGEDWNAVRLSLATADLHRRTELPRLRSIRIGRRQPAPAPSGWREPPSGLSDLFTGYDVGAPRTAAPRTSGPRVPSAAARKASVTPPAAGGAVPAYDTGAPLTAVPPPPPVSAPPPQEYGSAAPAAFFPAPPMPQPAYGAPPPPAPGSSGASPILPSAPGGPPAPAAPRGAMPAAPPPVGPPHPSGAELDYAALVLAGPEEQAGRRGLLFPDSSFDPVAVERRRDAESVASLPLPGHAVRPRESAGSFDHRFDAHARTDIPSDGTWHTVTITEIPVGLRTEYLCVPSVEETVYTTLVLSNATDQALLAGPVEVTVDDDFLLTAALPTLAPGGTRRVGLGPAEAIRVTRRTELRESSSGLRNTTTVLDHRVRVELVNRLARPVAVEVRERVPVTSDPDIRIEERADWTTPEEGAGPDTFAPGTRARRVELPAGGSAALDGGYEIRIPAGKALVDGNRRS from the coding sequence TTGAAGGCTGGGGCGACACAGAGCTGGGATTCGGCACTCGACTCGGTCGTGGTCTACGCACAGGGCGCGCTCTGTCGGCGCCTCGCGCGGGGCGGTGTGCCGCCGGACGGCAGGGTGCGGATCACCGGGCTGCCCCGGGCGCTGGGCCCCGGCTCCCTGACGGCCCGTGTCGTCGGTGCCTCCGGGGTGCGGGTGGTCGAGGCGCGGGTCGAGGTCGACTCCGTACCGAACGACGGCGCCGCGCTACATGAGTTGGAGCGCGAGGTGGAGCGGCTGCACGAGGAGTGTGCGGCGGCGCGGGCGCGCCGGGACCGGCAACTGGGTCTCGTCGAGGAGGTCCGGGGACTCCGCCCGATACCGCCCGAACCCGAGCACGACGAGCCGCCCCGCCGCACTCCGGTCGACGCGTGGCTGGAGCTGTCCGAGTTCGTGGACGCGCGGCTGGCCGGTCTGCACGCCCGCCTCGACGCGTCGGAGGAAGCACTGCTCCAGGCCGAACACGACCTGACCGTCGCGGTGGACTCCCTCGCCCGCGCCTCCACCGACGCTCCCCCGGCGCATGTGTCGACCACGGTCTCGGCCCTGGTGACCCTCGGCCGCACATCTGACGGGCAGGCCGCGGAGCAGGAACCCGAAGTGGAACTGGAGCTGGAGTACGAAGTGCCCGGCGCCGTCTGGATCCCGGCCTACCGGCTGGACCACCGGCAGGGCGACGGCAGCGGCCGGCTGGTGCTGCGGGCTTCGGTGGCCCAGCGGACCGGCGAGGACTGGAACGCCGTACGCCTCTCCCTGGCCACCGCGGACCTTCACCGCCGCACCGAGCTGCCCAGACTCCGTTCGATCCGGATCGGCCGTCGTCAGCCCGCTCCCGCGCCGTCCGGCTGGCGGGAACCTCCCTCGGGACTGTCCGACCTGTTCACCGGGTACGACGTCGGGGCGCCCCGCACAGCGGCCCCTCGCACCTCGGGCCCTCGCGTCCCCTCGGCCGCCGCGCGGAAGGCGTCCGTGACGCCGCCCGCGGCCGGCGGGGCGGTTCCGGCGTACGACACCGGGGCACCCCTCACAGCCGTTCCCCCACCACCGCCGGTATCGGCACCGCCACCACAGGAATACGGTTCTGCGGCACCGGCGGCCTTCTTCCCCGCGCCGCCCATGCCTCAGCCGGCCTACGGCGCCCCGCCTCCCCCGGCTCCCGGCAGCTCCGGCGCGTCACCCATCCTGCCGTCGGCTCCCGGCGGCCCGCCGGCCCCCGCGGCACCCCGCGGTGCGATGCCGGCCGCGCCACCACCCGTTGGCCCACCGCACCCCAGTGGCGCCGAACTCGACTACGCCGCCCTCGTCCTGGCAGGTCCCGAGGAGCAGGCCGGTCGCAGAGGGCTGCTCTTCCCGGACTCGTCCTTCGACCCGGTGGCTGTCGAGCGGCGCCGCGACGCCGAGTCCGTGGCGTCGCTGCCGCTGCCCGGCCACGCCGTGCGGCCCCGTGAGTCGGCGGGCTCCTTCGACCACCGCTTCGACGCGCACGCGCGCACCGACATCCCGTCGGACGGCACCTGGCACACGGTGACCATCACCGAGATCCCGGTCGGTCTGCGGACCGAGTACCTCTGCGTGCCGTCCGTGGAGGAGACCGTCTACACGACACTGGTGCTGTCCAACGCCACCGATCAGGCGCTGCTGGCCGGGCCGGTGGAGGTAACCGTCGACGACGACTTCCTCCTGACCGCGGCGCTCCCGACACTCGCTCCCGGCGGGACGCGCCGGGTGGGGCTCGGGCCGGCCGAGGCGATCCGCGTCACGCGCCGTACGGAGCTGCGCGAGTCGTCCTCGGGGCTGCGCAACACCACCACCGTGCTCGACCACCGCGTCCGTGTGGAGCTGGTCAACCGGCTGGCGCGGCCCGTCGCCGTCGAGGTCCGCGAGCGGGTACCGGTCACCTCCGACCCCGACATCCGCATCGAAGAACGGGCGGACTGGACGACCCCGGAAGAGGGTGCGGGGCCGGACACGTTCGCCCCCGGCACCCGCGCGCGGCGGGTGGAGCTGCCCGCCGGTGGCTCCGCCGCGCTCGACGGCGGCTACGAGATACGTATCCCGGCCGGCAAGGCCCTGGTCGACGGCAACCGCAGGAGCTGA
- a CDS encoding TetR/AcrR family transcriptional regulator: MTPSEFQRARSPEAKRLREAAILDAARSLGAEHGIRQVTLTDIAARAGMHKSALLRYFETREEIFLRLTAAGWQEWAPALSARLREIGEPGPAAVAQAFAATLAERGMFCDLLAQAPLNLERNVSVDAVRDFKLATLAAREDIFAALDERLPLLDRDSALDVIATAVALAGAFWQIATPGPEIAELYRSDPRLAHAVLEVEPRLARILTATIDGMTPAPAA; encoded by the coding sequence ATGACCCCCTCGGAGTTCCAGCGCGCGCGTTCACCCGAAGCCAAGCGGCTGCGCGAGGCCGCCATCCTCGACGCGGCCCGGTCCCTCGGGGCCGAGCACGGCATCAGGCAGGTCACCCTCACGGACATCGCCGCTAGGGCCGGGATGCACAAGTCGGCGCTGCTCCGCTACTTCGAGACGCGCGAGGAGATCTTCCTGCGGCTCACCGCGGCCGGCTGGCAGGAATGGGCGCCGGCCCTGTCCGCGCGGCTCCGGGAGATCGGGGAGCCCGGTCCGGCAGCCGTGGCGCAGGCGTTCGCGGCGACGCTCGCGGAGCGCGGGATGTTCTGCGACCTGCTCGCCCAGGCACCGCTCAACCTGGAACGCAACGTCTCGGTCGACGCGGTACGCGACTTCAAGCTCGCCACACTCGCCGCGCGCGAGGACATCTTCGCCGCCCTGGACGAGCGGCTCCCCCTGCTGGACCGCGACAGCGCCCTCGACGTGATCGCCACCGCCGTCGCGCTCGCCGGCGCGTTCTGGCAGATCGCGACACCGGGCCCGGAGATCGCCGAGCTCTACCGCAGCGACCCCCGCCTCGCCCACGCCGTCCTGGAGGTCGAACCCCGCCTCGCCCGCATCCTCACCGCGACCATCGACGGCATGACGCCTGCACCCGCTGCATAG
- a CDS encoding SDR family NAD(P)-dependent oxidoreductase, which produces MQQTWFITGSSRGLGRALVRAALEAGDLVAATARDPEQLADLVAEFGDRVRPIRLDVTDPEAARSALGEAIQHFGRIDVLVNNAGYANVSPIETTEDADFRTQFETNFWGVYNVTKAALPILREQKGGLVVQISSMGGRVGGSPGIASYQAAKFAIDGFSRVLRTETAPLGVKVLVVEPSGFRTDWAGSSMAVHAIPEAYEQTVGAMNTRVRQSAEGPAGDPVRAAEILVRVAKRHDIPDHLPLGVNAAEGSIRLDRRLLEEDQKWREVSRSADFAEPYPAPFPPDLATA; this is translated from the coding sequence ATGCAGCAGACATGGTTCATCACCGGCTCCTCGCGCGGCCTCGGCCGTGCCCTCGTCCGTGCGGCACTCGAAGCGGGCGACCTCGTCGCCGCGACCGCCCGCGATCCCGAGCAACTCGCCGATCTCGTAGCCGAGTTCGGCGACCGGGTACGGCCGATCCGACTGGACGTGACCGACCCCGAGGCCGCGCGCTCGGCGCTCGGCGAGGCGATACAGCACTTCGGCCGCATCGACGTACTGGTCAACAACGCCGGCTACGCCAACGTGTCGCCCATCGAGACCACGGAGGACGCCGACTTCCGCACCCAGTTCGAGACGAACTTCTGGGGCGTGTACAACGTCACCAAGGCGGCCCTGCCGATCCTGCGCGAGCAGAAGGGGGGCCTGGTCGTCCAGATCTCCTCCATGGGCGGCCGGGTGGGAGGCAGTCCGGGAATCGCCTCCTACCAGGCGGCGAAGTTCGCGATCGACGGCTTCAGCCGCGTGCTGCGCACCGAGACGGCCCCGCTCGGGGTCAAGGTGCTCGTCGTCGAGCCGAGCGGCTTCCGAACGGACTGGGCGGGTTCCTCGATGGCCGTCCACGCGATCCCGGAGGCGTACGAGCAGACGGTCGGAGCCATGAACACACGCGTCCGCCAAAGTGCCGAAGGGCCGGCGGGCGACCCGGTCCGGGCCGCCGAGATCCTGGTCCGGGTGGCCAAACGCCACGACATCCCGGACCACCTGCCGCTCGGTGTGAACGCGGCCGAAGGGTCCATCCGGCTCGACAGGCGACTTCTTGAGGAGGATCAGAAGTGGCGCGAGGTCAGCCGTTCCGCGGACTTCGCCGAGCCCTACCCCGCCCCCTTCCCGCCCGACCTGGCGACGGCCTGA
- a CDS encoding DUF4139 domain-containing protein, whose translation MSTDAQPIALPVTAVTCLEDRSLVERDAVLDLGPGVQRLRLGPVSALAVDRSLHAELTTDHPATVLDARIVRTWEPRGPRPSPDHDSALRRRVHLLEEEERDLGRVRDRLLVRLDLLERLAADLLREIGRSAGSGAVDGPRWTGELDRADTGRDTYGEQLRATDSRLAAVGVELREARHALHLAEGRPTELVAHVELTVEAETAGPVGLRLSHLLPCALWRPAYRAVLDGDRLTLETDAMVWQRTGEDWSDVRLTLSTARSAQATEPPRLGQDRLTLRDRSSAERRTVDVELREEEIGDLGPAPVLGLPGVDDAGETRVFRAPAPVSVPGDGRAHRVPLSAFTTAAGTEYACSPELSPLVTQVVRFDNRSGHALLAGPVDLVRGGGFVGRATLGFAAPGAPVELAFGSSDDFRVVRHSEESRTSAGLSQRTVVTRTVRLHLSHFAAPGDDDERAVVLRERVPVSEVSGVEVRVRGDVCSPAPDILDAEGIARWNVTVPPGGRRTVTLAYEISASGKVTGI comes from the coding sequence ATGTCCACGGATGCGCAGCCGATCGCTCTGCCCGTCACCGCCGTCACCTGCCTGGAGGACCGCTCCCTCGTCGAACGCGACGCCGTCCTCGATCTCGGGCCCGGCGTCCAGCGGCTGCGGCTCGGCCCGGTCAGCGCGCTGGCCGTCGACCGCTCGCTCCACGCCGAGCTGACCACCGACCACCCCGCCACGGTCCTCGACGCGCGGATCGTACGCACCTGGGAGCCACGCGGCCCCCGGCCGTCCCCCGACCACGACTCGGCGCTGCGCCGGCGCGTGCACCTCCTGGAGGAGGAAGAGCGCGATCTGGGCCGGGTACGCGATCGTCTCCTCGTCCGTCTCGATCTGCTGGAGCGGCTGGCCGCCGACCTGTTGCGGGAGATCGGCCGGAGCGCGGGTTCCGGTGCCGTCGACGGGCCCCGGTGGACAGGCGAGCTGGACCGCGCGGACACCGGGCGCGACACCTACGGCGAGCAACTCCGTGCCACGGACAGCAGGTTGGCGGCGGTCGGCGTCGAACTCCGCGAGGCACGGCATGCCCTGCACCTCGCGGAGGGCAGGCCCACCGAACTGGTCGCCCATGTCGAGCTGACCGTGGAGGCCGAGACCGCCGGGCCGGTCGGTCTGCGCCTGAGCCACCTCCTGCCGTGTGCGCTGTGGCGACCCGCCTACCGGGCCGTGCTCGACGGCGACCGGCTGACTCTCGAAACGGACGCCATGGTCTGGCAACGGACCGGCGAGGACTGGTCGGACGTACGCCTGACGCTGTCGACGGCCCGCTCCGCGCAGGCCACCGAGCCGCCGCGGCTGGGTCAGGACAGGCTGACGCTCCGGGACCGCTCGTCGGCCGAACGCCGCACGGTCGACGTCGAGTTGAGGGAGGAGGAGATCGGGGACCTCGGCCCGGCCCCGGTGCTCGGCCTGCCGGGCGTCGACGACGCCGGTGAGACCCGGGTGTTCCGCGCCCCCGCGCCGGTGTCCGTCCCCGGCGACGGCCGCGCCCACCGGGTACCGCTCTCCGCTTTCACGACGGCGGCCGGCACCGAGTACGCCTGCTCACCCGAACTCTCGCCGCTGGTGACCCAGGTGGTGCGGTTCGACAACCGGTCCGGGCACGCGCTGCTCGCGGGCCCCGTCGACCTGGTCCGCGGCGGCGGCTTCGTCGGCCGCGCGACGCTGGGGTTCGCGGCCCCCGGGGCACCCGTCGAGCTGGCCTTCGGCAGCTCCGACGACTTCCGGGTGGTCCGGCACTCCGAGGAGTCCCGTACCTCGGCCGGTCTGTCCCAGCGCACGGTGGTCACCCGCACGGTGCGTCTGCACCTGTCCCACTTCGCCGCCCCGGGAGACGATGACGAGCGAGCCGTCGTCCTCCGGGAGCGCGTGCCGGTCTCCGAGGTCTCGGGAGTCGAGGTCCGCGTGCGCGGGGACGTCTGCTCCCCCGCGCCCGACATCCTCGACGCCGAGGGCATCGCCCGCTGGAACGTCACGGTCCCTCCCGGTGGCCGCCGCACGGTGACGCTGGCGTACGAGATCTCGGCGAGCGGCAAGGTGACGGGCATCTGA
- a CDS encoding lysophospholipid acyltransferase family protein produces the protein MFSRLAAAVVPAFGRLTTSTDVTALPVPAVLVANHTSPADPGIVLAALRSMDIEPVVLATAGLWRVPVLRYLLDRDGHVPVHRRTARAADSLDAAAAALGAGRHVLIYGEGRLPRRTDAAEAAPESFRSGPARLSLASGAPVVPIGQAGARRVASGSRAKHLAGFLTAPVRRPRLHVHVGAPLHLPAGIEAANASAHQAVVAAWRVAAGHLHEPAALTR, from the coding sequence GTGTTCAGTCGCCTGGCAGCCGCCGTCGTCCCCGCCTTCGGGCGGCTGACGACCTCCACCGACGTCACCGCCCTCCCGGTGCCGGCCGTCCTCGTCGCCAACCACACCTCGCCGGCGGACCCCGGCATCGTGCTGGCCGCCCTGCGCTCCATGGACATCGAACCGGTCGTCCTCGCCACCGCCGGACTGTGGCGCGTACCCGTCCTGCGGTACCTCCTGGACCGTGACGGCCATGTCCCCGTGCACCGCCGTACCGCGCGAGCGGCGGACTCCCTGGACGCTGCCGCGGCAGCGCTCGGTGCGGGCCGCCACGTCCTCATCTACGGTGAGGGGCGGCTTCCGCGCCGGACGGATGCCGCCGAGGCGGCGCCCGAATCCTTCCGCAGCGGCCCCGCGCGACTCTCCCTCGCCTCCGGCGCACCCGTCGTCCCGATCGGTCAGGCCGGAGCGCGCAGGGTCGCGTCCGGCAGCCGTGCCAAGCACCTCGCGGGCTTCCTGACGGCACCGGTCCGCCGTCCGCGCCTCCACGTCCACGTGGGCGCGCCGCTCCACCTGCCCGCCGGGATCGAGGCGGCGAACGCGTCCGCGCACCAGGCCGTCGTGGCGGCCTGGCGCGTCGCGGCCGGACACCTGCACGAACCGGCGGCTCTCACTCGCTGA